A window of Pseudomonas mucidolens contains these coding sequences:
- a CDS encoding MacB family efflux pump subunit, with product MLTPLIELKGIGKSYGGGDSPQVDVLHGIDLSIHAGEFVAIVGASGSGKSTLMNILGCLDRPSTGEYRFAGENVAHLGSDELAWLRRQAFGFVFQGYHLIASGSTQENVEMPAIYAGLAAAERHTRAAALLNRLGLAGRTGNRPHQLSGGQQQRVSIARALMNGGHIILADEPTGALDSHSGAEVMLLLDELAAQGHVVILITHDRNVAARANRIIEIHDGLIISDTPNGTGQAPVEADPGALQAVDLRQRLVDGAEHNGAWKAELLDAVQAAWRVMWVNRFRTALTLLGIIIGVASVVVMLAVGEGSKRQVMAQMGAFGSNILYLGGSAPNPRTPPGIITMSDVAAIASLPQVQRIMPVNGAEAGVRFGNVDHMAYVGGNDTHFPAIFNWPVAEGSYFTEADERAAATVAVIGKRVRDKLFKDLPSPIGQYILIENVPFQVVGVLAEKGSSSGDKDSDDRIAIPYSAASIRLFGSYNPEYVVIAAADARKVHEAEKAIDQLLLRLHNGKRDYELTNNAAMIQAEARTQNTLSLMLGSIAAISLLVGGIGVMNIMLMTVRERTREIGIRMATGARQRDILRQFLTEAVMLTMVGGLAGIGLSLLVGGALTLSSVAVAFSLPAVLGAFACALVTGVIFGFMPARKAARLDPVTALTSE from the coding sequence ATCTTGACGCCGCTGATCGAACTCAAGGGCATCGGTAAATCCTACGGCGGCGGCGACTCGCCGCAAGTCGATGTACTGCACGGGATCGACCTGTCGATCCACGCCGGGGAATTCGTGGCGATTGTCGGAGCCTCAGGCTCCGGCAAATCGACCTTGATGAACATTCTCGGCTGCCTCGACCGCCCCAGCACGGGTGAGTACCGGTTCGCCGGGGAGAACGTCGCGCACCTGGGCAGCGATGAACTGGCCTGGCTGCGTCGCCAAGCCTTTGGCTTCGTGTTCCAGGGCTATCACCTGATCGCGTCTGGTTCGACCCAGGAAAACGTCGAGATGCCCGCCATCTACGCAGGGCTTGCGGCCGCCGAACGCCATACCCGCGCCGCCGCCCTGCTGAATCGCCTGGGGCTCGCCGGACGCACCGGCAATCGCCCGCATCAACTCTCCGGCGGCCAACAACAACGGGTATCGATTGCCCGCGCCTTGATGAACGGCGGCCATATCATCCTGGCTGACGAACCGACCGGCGCCCTCGACAGCCACAGCGGCGCCGAAGTCATGCTGCTGCTGGACGAACTGGCCGCACAGGGCCACGTCGTGATCCTGATTACCCACGACCGGAATGTCGCGGCGCGGGCCAATCGCATCATCGAAATCCATGACGGCCTGATCATCAGCGATACGCCAAACGGCACCGGGCAAGCACCTGTCGAAGCCGACCCAGGCGCGTTGCAAGCCGTCGACTTGCGCCAGCGCCTGGTCGACGGCGCGGAACACAACGGCGCCTGGAAAGCCGAACTGTTGGACGCCGTGCAGGCAGCCTGGCGCGTGATGTGGGTCAACCGCTTCCGCACCGCCCTGACCTTGCTCGGAATCATTATTGGCGTCGCCTCGGTAGTGGTCATGCTCGCAGTGGGCGAAGGCAGCAAACGCCAGGTCATGGCACAAATGGGCGCGTTCGGCTCCAACATCCTTTACCTGGGTGGCTCGGCGCCCAATCCGCGCACGCCGCCGGGCATTATTACGATGAGCGACGTCGCGGCCATCGCCAGCCTGCCCCAGGTCCAGCGCATCATGCCGGTCAACGGCGCGGAGGCCGGGGTGCGCTTTGGCAACGTCGATCACATGGCCTATGTCGGAGGCAACGACACCCACTTCCCGGCGATTTTCAATTGGCCGGTGGCCGAGGGCAGTTATTTCACCGAAGCCGACGAGCGCGCCGCCGCCACCGTCGCGGTGATTGGCAAACGGGTGCGTGACAAGCTGTTCAAGGACCTGCCCAGTCCCATCGGTCAATACATCCTGATCGAAAACGTGCCGTTCCAGGTAGTCGGCGTGCTGGCGGAAAAAGGCTCCAGCTCCGGCGACAAGGACAGCGACGACCGTATCGCCATCCCCTACTCCGCCGCGAGCATTCGCCTGTTCGGCAGCTACAACCCCGAATACGTAGTGATCGCCGCCGCCGATGCGCGCAAAGTGCATGAAGCTGAAAAGGCCATCGACCAGTTGCTGCTGCGCCTGCACAACGGCAAGCGTGATTATGAACTGACCAACAACGCCGCGATGATCCAGGCCGAAGCGCGCACCCAGAACACCCTGTCGCTGATGCTCGGCTCGATTGCCGCCATCTCGCTGCTGGTGGGCGGCATCGGCGTGATGAACATCATGCTGATGACCGTGCGCGAACGGACCCGGGAAATCGGTATCCGCATGGCCACCGGTGCCCGGCAGCGGGACATTCTGCGCCAGTTCCTGACTGAAGCGGTGATGCTGACGATGGTCGGCGGTCTCGCCGGGATCGGCCTGTCCCTGCTGGTGGGCGGCGCACTGACCCTCAGCAGCGTGGCCGTCGCCTTCTCGTTGCCCGCCGTGCTTGGCGCGTTCGCCTGCGCCCTGGTCACAGGCGTGATCTTCGGCTTTATGCCGGCCCGCAAAGCCGCCCGGCTCGACCCAGTCACGGCCCTTACCAGTGAATGA
- a CDS encoding efflux transporter outer membrane subunit, with protein sequence MKAHLTLVAASLLLVACSSPAQRPDSGLEAPATWDTANTAGARQVNQQWWTAFGSPQLNQLIEQARRGSYDLASALARVRQARAGVVVAGGPLLPELAGGLNANRKKLLRGSGYSELDADSNNDAVDYFNASLTATYEVDFWGGKRAARDSAELAARASEFERATVELSLLSSVATAYTQLLALHEQQRIAELNLANAQNVLKLVQTRHDSGSATQLELAQQKSSVAAQQRQLPQVRQHAEETRITLAALLGQPVQALQLNTQAFDTLRWPSIASGVPSDLLNRRPDIARAEAQLAAAQADVIVARAAMLPNVILTANLGSGANRVADMLRNPLYNLTGGLVAPIFNNGRLSAERDRATARQEELLQTYREAIINGFADVEKALNAVRRLDEQRRWQHEELSQAQSAFRIAQSRYEAGAEDLLSVLETQRTLYAAQDLNVQLRQARLGASIALYKALGGGWQVQ encoded by the coding sequence ATGAAAGCGCACTTGACCCTCGTCGCCGCCAGCCTGCTGCTGGTGGCGTGCAGCAGCCCGGCGCAGCGCCCGGACAGCGGCCTGGAAGCCCCGGCCACCTGGGACACGGCGAACACGGCCGGTGCCCGGCAAGTCAACCAGCAATGGTGGACGGCCTTCGGCAGCCCACAACTCAACCAACTGATCGAGCAGGCCCGCCGCGGTAGCTACGACCTCGCCAGTGCGCTGGCGAGGGTGCGCCAGGCCCGGGCAGGCGTGGTGGTCGCTGGCGGGCCGCTGTTGCCTGAACTCGCGGGCGGGCTCAACGCCAATCGCAAAAAACTGCTACGCGGCAGCGGCTACAGCGAGCTGGATGCCGACAGCAACAACGACGCGGTGGACTACTTCAATGCCAGCCTGACGGCTACCTACGAAGTCGACTTCTGGGGAGGCAAGCGTGCCGCCCGCGACAGTGCTGAACTGGCGGCACGCGCCAGTGAATTCGAGCGTGCCACCGTCGAACTGAGCCTGCTCAGCAGCGTGGCCACGGCCTACACCCAGTTATTGGCACTGCACGAGCAACAGCGCATCGCCGAACTGAACCTGGCCAATGCGCAGAACGTCCTCAAGCTGGTGCAAACCCGTCATGACTCCGGCTCCGCGACCCAGCTGGAACTGGCGCAGCAAAAGAGTTCGGTGGCCGCGCAACAACGACAATTACCGCAAGTACGCCAGCACGCCGAAGAGACCCGGATCACCCTCGCCGCCTTGCTCGGCCAGCCGGTACAGGCACTGCAACTCAATACTCAAGCGTTTGACACCCTGCGCTGGCCGTCCATCGCCAGCGGCGTACCCAGCGACCTGCTGAACCGCCGCCCGGACATCGCCCGCGCCGAAGCGCAGCTGGCCGCTGCCCAGGCCGACGTCATCGTCGCCCGCGCCGCGATGCTGCCCAACGTAATCCTGACCGCCAACCTTGGCTCCGGCGCCAACCGGGTCGCCGATATGCTGCGTAACCCCCTCTACAACCTGACGGGCGGATTGGTCGCACCCATCTTCAACAACGGCCGCCTCAGCGCCGAACGCGACCGGGCCACGGCCCGCCAGGAGGAGTTGTTGCAAACCTATCGCGAGGCGATCATCAATGGTTTTGCCGATGTGGAAAAAGCCTTGAACGCTGTCCGCCGCCTGGACGAACAGCGCCGGTGGCAGCATGAGGAATTGAGCCAGGCCCAGAGCGCATTCCGCATCGCCCAGAGCCGTTATGAGGCAGGCGCGGAAGACTTGCTGAGCGTCCTGGAAACCCAGCGCACGCTGTATGCCGCCCAGGACCTGAACGTGCAACTGCGCCAGGCGCGACTGGGGGCGAGCATTGCGCTGTACAAGGCCCTGGGCGGTGGCTGGCAGGTACAGTAG
- a CDS encoding alpha/beta hydrolase: protein MSLNPDIAAFLELVGAGRDSGKRTAMHQLTPQAAREQFDQSSQLMMADCEALPWVETLSIKVRDGSHLEARLYSATLPGSTCGALLYFHGGGYVVGSLDSHDALCRSLAARAGCRVISVAYRLAPEWRFPTAVHDAQDAWHWLIQEAEVLGIDPTRLAVAGDSVGASLATVLCNELAADPRQVQPCLQVLIYPVTDASRPTASLERYGSGYLLEKDTLNWFYQHYAGEHGNRLDPRFSPLLAQIPSNVAPVLLAVAECDPLHDEGVAYGAHLKQAGAEVDMKVYAGMTHDFMRMGAIIDEAEEALEWIAESLRVVFARH from the coding sequence ATGTCGTTAAACCCTGATATCGCCGCATTCCTTGAACTGGTCGGCGCCGGTCGTGACAGCGGCAAGCGCACGGCCATGCATCAGTTGACCCCACAAGCTGCTCGTGAACAGTTTGATCAATCCTCCCAGTTGATGATGGCTGACTGCGAGGCGCTGCCATGGGTTGAAACCCTGTCGATCAAGGTGCGGGATGGCAGCCACCTGGAAGCTCGCTTGTACAGCGCTACGCTGCCGGGATCTACCTGTGGCGCCTTGTTGTATTTCCATGGTGGCGGCTACGTGGTCGGCAGTCTCGACTCGCACGATGCGCTGTGCCGTTCACTGGCGGCCCGGGCCGGTTGCAGGGTGATTTCCGTGGCGTATCGACTGGCTCCGGAGTGGAGGTTTCCCACGGCGGTGCATGATGCGCAGGATGCCTGGCACTGGTTGATACAGGAGGCTGAAGTGCTGGGGATCGATCCGACGCGTCTGGCGGTAGCCGGCGACAGTGTCGGCGCGAGCTTGGCCACGGTTCTTTGCAACGAGCTGGCGGCCGATCCGCGCCAGGTCCAGCCGTGTTTGCAGGTGTTGATCTACCCGGTGACTGATGCGAGCCGCCCGACAGCGTCGTTGGAACGTTATGGCTCGGGCTATCTGTTGGAAAAGGATACGTTGAACTGGTTCTATCAGCATTATGCCGGCGAGCACGGTAATCGGCTGGATCCGCGCTTTTCACCGCTGTTGGCGCAGATTCCATCTAACGTGGCGCCGGTGCTGCTGGCGGTGGCTGAGTGCGATCCGCTGCATGACGAAGGGGTGGCGTATGGCGCTCACTTGAAACAGGCAGGTGCGGAGGTCGATATGAAGGTTTATGCGGGTATGACCCATGACTTTATGCGCATGGGGGCGATTATCGACGAGGCTGAAGAGGCTCTGGAATGGATCGCCGAATCGTTGCGAGTGGTGTTTGCACGGCACTGA